A stretch of Herpetosiphonaceae bacterium DNA encodes these proteins:
- a CDS encoding substrate-binding domain-containing protein gives MAKAPTIHDIARAANVSPSTVSRVLNGGTPVTPQKRAAVLAAITALNFKPNPVARGLARGKSMAIGVLTQSMASLYYGELAQGIDQGLHGGLYHPVYATGQWRVDDELAALHLLLERQVDGLIVLGGGLPDETLRSIADQVPLIVVGRVIAGLEAHSLSVENHAGAYRATRYLVELGHHRIAHITGILSHIDALERREGYCQALRDSGLEVDEQLIVEGAFTEQSGLLAAEALLGRSARLTAVFAANDQMAYGARLAFYRRGLRVPEDISLIGFDDLLSSAYATPPLTTVRQHMVDLGRAAAEGMLRLLDGQPPSLPQFPTDLIVRESAARCR, from the coding sequence ATGGCAAAAGCTCCAACAATTCATGATATTGCGCGCGCCGCGAATGTCTCGCCCAGCACCGTCTCTCGCGTGCTGAACGGCGGCACGCCCGTAACGCCGCAGAAGCGGGCAGCGGTGCTTGCTGCGATCACCGCGCTGAACTTCAAGCCCAATCCGGTGGCGCGCGGCCTGGCACGCGGCAAGTCGATGGCGATCGGCGTGCTGACGCAGAGCATGGCGAGTCTGTATTACGGCGAGCTGGCGCAGGGTATCGATCAGGGGTTGCATGGCGGGCTGTACCACCCGGTCTATGCTACAGGCCAATGGCGCGTCGACGACGAGCTGGCGGCGCTTCACCTGCTGCTTGAGCGGCAGGTCGACGGGCTGATCGTCCTGGGCGGCGGTCTGCCCGATGAAACGCTGCGCTCGATCGCCGATCAGGTGCCGCTGATCGTCGTCGGGCGGGTGATCGCCGGTCTTGAAGCGCACTCGCTCAGCGTCGAGAACCATGCGGGCGCGTACCGCGCGACGCGCTATCTGGTCGAGCTGGGCCATCACCGGATCGCGCACATCACCGGCATTCTGTCCCACATCGACGCGCTTGAGCGCCGCGAGGGTTACTGTCAGGCGCTGCGCGACTCCGGCCTGGAGGTCGATGAGCAGCTTATTGTCGAGGGAGCCTTCACCGAGCAGAGCGGTCTGCTTGCCGCCGAGGCGCTGCTGGGACGCTCCGCCCGCTTGACGGCGGTGTTCGCGGCGAACGATCAGATGGCCTATGGCGCGCGGCTGGCGTTTTACCGGCGCGGGCTGCGCGTGCCCGAAGACATCTCTTTGATCGGCTTCGACGATCTGCTTAGCTCAGCCTACGCCACGCCGCCGCTCACCACCGTGCGTCAGCATATGGTCGACCTCGGACGGGCCGCTGCCGAAGGTATGCTGCGGCTGCTCGACGGCCAGCCTCCTAGCCTGCCGCAGTTCCCCACCGACCTGATCGTGCGCGAGTCGGCAGCGCGCTGCCGCTGA
- a CDS encoding SAM-dependent methyltransferase: MMETPNPPEAPNAARIYNYTLGGTHNFPADRAAAEYMFSLVPSTPKWVRMLRDFLQQAARQLWDEGFTHFIDFASGLPTDDHIHHVLPDAKIVYSDLDPYTYAQAQQMVGHLPNVLYLNHDIREARSLLESPQVRDFLGGERRVAFGLNGITVFLSPDEIRRLFHDLYDWAAPGSKLYITYETKAPGLMTPRMEQFLDMFRQAGSPFWLYSLEESIALSEPWQLPPNGLVSLQDFLGLPPDYITEEDYEGVGLGYYAAILEKPE; the protein is encoded by the coding sequence ATGATGGAAACGCCCAACCCACCTGAAGCCCCAAATGCTGCCCGAATCTACAACTACACCTTAGGCGGCACGCACAACTTCCCTGCCGACCGGGCTGCCGCTGAGTATATGTTCTCGCTCGTGCCCTCAACGCCCAAGTGGGTCAGGATGCTGCGCGATTTCCTTCAGCAGGCTGCCAGGCAGCTCTGGGACGAAGGCTTTACCCATTTTATCGACTTCGCCTCGGGGCTGCCCACCGACGATCACATCCACCATGTGCTGCCGGACGCCAAGATCGTCTACTCGGATCTCGATCCCTACACCTACGCCCAGGCGCAGCAGATGGTCGGGCATCTGCCGAACGTGCTCTATCTGAACCACGACATACGCGAGGCGCGGTCGCTGCTTGAGTCGCCGCAGGTGCGCGACTTCCTGGGCGGCGAGCGGCGCGTTGCCTTCGGCCTCAACGGGATCACCGTCTTCCTCTCGCCCGATGAGATTCGACGGCTGTTTCACGACCTGTATGATTGGGCGGCTCCCGGCTCGAAGCTCTACATCACCTACGAAACCAAAGCGCCGGGTCTGATGACACCGCGTATGGAGCAGTTCCTCGACATGTTCCGCCAGGCGGGATCGCCCTTCTGGCTCTACTCATTGGAGGAGTCGATCGCGCTGAGCGAGCCCTGGCAGCTTCCTCCGAACGGGCTGGTGTCGCTTCAGGACTTTCTGGGGCTGCCGCCGGACTATATCACCGAGGAAGATTATGAAGGCGTTGGCCTGGGCTACTACGCCGCGATTTTGGAGAAGCCGGAGTAG
- a CDS encoding GNAT family N-acetyltransferase: protein MKFYPAASPVPEEKRTDRLWLRPLRAADAALDYDAVMSSAEQLRRWSGRNWPSDEFTLAQNREGLQAHEREHRAREAFTFTVLDPPGTMCLGCVYIMPPETQIAALCADAAYPANVGFWVRTSALASDLDTHLLATLREWLATDWAFDCIVFTISQQETRQAGLFREAGLVLRAASSLSDGRPCWVFS, encoded by the coding sequence ATGAAATTCTACCCCGCAGCTTCCCCGGTGCCTGAGGAAAAGCGCACGGATCGTCTGTGGCTCCGTCCTCTACGGGCCGCTGACGCCGCGCTTGACTACGACGCGGTAATGTCGAGCGCTGAGCAACTGCGCCGCTGGAGTGGGCGGAACTGGCCTTCCGACGAATTCACGCTGGCGCAAAATCGTGAGGGCCTACAGGCGCATGAGCGAGAGCATCGTGCGCGGGAGGCGTTTACGTTTACCGTGTTGGACCCGCCTGGGACCATGTGCCTCGGCTGCGTTTATATCATGCCGCCAGAGACGCAGATCGCTGCGCTGTGCGCCGACGCGGCCTATCCCGCCAACGTAGGGTTTTGGGTCCGCACATCGGCGCTAGCGAGCGATCTCGACACGCATCTATTGGCTACCCTGCGTGAATGGCTGGCGACCGACTGGGCCTTTGACTGTATCGTGTTCACGATCAGCCAGCAGGAAACACGGCAAGCTGGCCTATTCCGAGAGGCTGGCCTCGTACTGCGCGCGGCGAGTAGCCTGTCCGACGGGCGTCCGTGTTGGGTCTTCAGCTAA
- a CDS encoding DNA topology modulation protein, with amino-acid sequence MRKIMLIGPGGAGKSTLARHLGAILDIDVIHLDRLFWKPGWIETPRAEWRTLQQRLVQGERWIVDGNYGGTLDIRLAAADTIIFLDLPRWLCLWRVVKRRVIYAGRARPDMSEGCSEKLDWQFLRWIWQYPRTRRPQILRQLAQLSAQKRVIRLRSQADVARFLHEVRLVAVEDQSRRS; translated from the coding sequence ATGCGAAAAATTATGCTGATCGGACCCGGCGGCGCGGGCAAATCGACGCTGGCGCGTCACCTAGGGGCGATCCTCGACATCGACGTGATTCATCTGGATCGGCTATTCTGGAAGCCGGGCTGGATCGAAACGCCGCGCGCCGAGTGGCGCACGCTACAGCAGCGGCTCGTGCAGGGTGAGCGCTGGATCGTGGACGGCAATTACGGCGGCACACTCGACATACGACTGGCCGCCGCCGACACGATCATCTTTCTCGATCTTCCGCGCTGGCTTTGCCTGTGGCGCGTCGTCAAGCGCCGCGTGATCTACGCCGGACGCGCACGACCGGATATGTCCGAAGGCTGCTCGGAAAAGCTTGACTGGCAGTTTCTCCGCTGGATCTGGCAGTATCCACGCACGCGACGCCCGCAGATTCTCCGGCAGCTGGCGCAGCTCTCCGCTCAGAAACGGGTGATCCGGCTACGCTCACAAGCGGATGTGGCACGTTTTCTGCACGAGGTCCGCCTTGTCGCTGTGGAAGACCAATCGCGCCGGAGCTAG
- a CDS encoding LLM class F420-dependent oxidoreductase, protein MPIPFGVFVPQGWRMDLVEIDDPIEQYEAMTRVGQVAEESGYDSIWVYDHFHTVPTPELETCFECWTITAGLSRDTKRIKIGQMVTCNGYRSPALLAKMASTVDVMSHGRLLFGLGAGWYEHEWRAYGYGFPDTPDRMRAFREACQIIHAMWTREYPEFQGKYYTIDKPINEPRGVQKPYPSFWIGGGGEKVTLKLVAQYGNACNVGGDVETLRRKFDVLRQHCDDVGRNYDEIIRSTSINVHLVGAGEDPEAVTAQARGSTSYQEYSKSYWVGTPDQIEARLQPLIEAGVNYVLVYLPRVAYDQEPVRRFAQEVMPRFQ, encoded by the coding sequence ATGCCGATTCCCTTTGGGGTGTTTGTACCGCAGGGCTGGCGCATGGATCTGGTTGAGATCGACGATCCGATCGAGCAGTACGAGGCGATGACGCGGGTCGGCCAGGTGGCGGAGGAGAGCGGCTACGATTCGATCTGGGTCTATGACCATTTCCACACGGTGCCGACGCCGGAGCTTGAGACATGCTTCGAGTGCTGGACGATCACCGCCGGATTGTCACGTGATACGAAGCGGATCAAGATCGGCCAGATGGTGACGTGCAACGGCTACCGCAGCCCGGCCCTGCTCGCCAAAATGGCCTCGACCGTCGACGTAATGAGCCACGGGCGGCTGCTCTTCGGCCTTGGCGCTGGCTGGTACGAGCACGAGTGGCGGGCCTACGGCTACGGCTTCCCCGACACGCCCGACCGCATGCGCGCCTTCCGCGAAGCCTGCCAGATCATCCACGCGATGTGGACGCGCGAGTATCCTGAGTTCCAGGGCAAGTACTATACGATCGACAAGCCGATCAACGAGCCGCGAGGCGTGCAGAAGCCGTATCCATCGTTCTGGATCGGCGGCGGCGGCGAGAAAGTGACGCTCAAGCTGGTAGCCCAGTACGGCAATGCGTGCAATGTCGGCGGCGATGTCGAGACGCTCCGCCGCAAGTTCGACGTGCTGCGCCAGCACTGCGACGACGTTGGCCGCAACTACGACGAGATCATCCGCTCGACCAGCATCAACGTCCATCTGGTCGGCGCGGGCGAAGATCCCGAAGCCGTCACTGCCCAGGCGCGCGGCAGCACCTCTTACCAGGAATACTCCAAATCGTACTGGGTCGGCACGCCCGATCAGATCGAGGCGCGCTTACAGCCGCTGATCGAGGCGGGCGTTAATTACGTGCTGGTCTACCTGCCGCGCGTGGCGTACGACCAGGAGCCGGTGCGGCGCTTTGCCCAGGAGGTGATGCCGCGCTTCCAATAG